The following are encoded in a window of Anoplopoma fimbria isolate UVic2021 breed Golden Eagle Sablefish chromosome 3, Afim_UVic_2022, whole genome shotgun sequence genomic DNA:
- the afg3l2 gene encoding AFG3-like protein 2 isoform X2 — protein sequence MAHRYLRLSAGCSSTFRLLPCRAPARRVTCSTAAGQVERGRSLLSDLLGVYRRLDSRPPKGFEKYFPGSQKTAKNSEAEAATKEDKPANGQRSSGSAASGGGAGGGGEGGGASGGGASGGGASGGGAGGGGGGGGASGGGAGGGGHGKRGGRREESHWYSRLQKGDVPWDDKEFRMYVLSGAAFWTTVTYFFFFRDGGREVTWKDFVNNYLSKGVVDRLEVVNKRYVKVVFSPGKTPVDGYVWFNIGSVDTFERNLETAQYELGIEGENRLPVVYSTESDGTFLLSMLPTVLIIGFLLFMLRRGPAGAGRPGRGMGGLFSVSETTAKLLKDEIDVKFKDVAGCEEAKLEIMEFVNFLKNPKQYEDLGAKIPKGAILTGPPGTGKTLLAKATAGEANVPFITVNGSEFLEMFVGVGPARVRDLFVMARKNAPCILFIDEIDAVGRKRGRGNFGGQSEQENTLNQLLVEMDGFNTATNVVVLAGTNRPDILDPALMRPGRFDRQIYIGHPDIKGRASIFKVHLRPLKLEVDLDKDALARKMAALTPGFSGADIANVCNEAALIAARHLSDAINQKHFEQAIERVIGGLEKKTQVLQPEEKKTVAYHEAGHAVAGWFLEHADPLLKVSIIPRGKGLGYAQYLPKEQYLYTKEQLLDRMCMTLGGRVSEEIFFGRITTGAQDDLRKVTQSAYAQIVQFGMNEKVGQVSFDLPRQGEMVLEKPYSEATARLIDSEVRILISEAHQRTHRLLSDKKPEVEKVALRLLEKEVLSKSDMEELLGKRPFVEKSTYEDFVEGTGGSDEDTTLPEGLKDWNRERKDKEESQEDQVARQISGGMPF from the exons ATGGCTCACCGCTACCTGCGGCTGTCCGCCGGCTGCTCGAGCACCTTCCGGCTGCTGCCCTGCAGGGCTCCGGCGCGGCGG gTGACATGTTCGACCGCTGCGGGACAGGTAGAGAGGGGGCGGAGCCTGCTGAGTGACCTGCTGGGGGTGTACAGGAGGCTGGACTCCAGACCAcctaaag gttttGAGAAATACTTTCCAGGAAGTCagaaaactgcaaaaaacaGTGAAGCCGAAGCAGCAACCAAAG AGGACAAACCTGCTAACGGTCAGAGATCTTCCGGGAGTGCTgcatcaggaggaggagcaggtggaggaggagaaggaggaggtgcaTCAGGAGGAGGTGCATCAGGGGGGGGTGCATcaggaggaggtgcaggtggaggaggaggaggaggaggagcatcaggaggaggagcaggtggaggaggacatGGAAAACGAGGAGGCCGTAGGGAGGAGTCACATTGGTACAGCCGTCTGCAGAAG ggcGATGTTCCCTGGGATGATAAAGAGTTTCGGATGTACGTCCTGAGCGGAGCAGCGTTCTGGACCACCGTCAcctattttttcttcttcagggaCGGAGGACGAGAGGTCACCTGGAAAGACTTTGTCAACAACTACCTGTCCAAAGGAGTG GTGGACCGGTTGGAGGTGGTCAACAAGCGTTATGTTAAAGTGGTGTTCTCTCCGGGGAAGACGCCGGTGGACGGG TATGTGTGGTTCAACATTGGCAGTGTGGACACCTTTGAGAGGAATCTGGAGACGGCTCAGTACGAGCTCGGCATCGAGGGGGAGAACAGACTGCCGGTGGTTTATTCCACCGAGAGTGATGG CACCTTCCTACTGAGCATGCTCCCCACGGTGCTCATCATTGGCTTCCTGCTGTTCATGCTGCGGCGGGGCCCGGCGGGGGCGGGGCGTCCCGGCCGGGGGATGGGCGGGTTGTTCAGCGTCAGCGAGACAACAGCGAAGCTACTGAAAGACGAAATCGATGTGAAGTTCAAAGACGTGGCGGGCTGCGAGGAGGCCAAGCTGGAGATCATGGAGTTCGTCAACTTCCTGAAGAACCCCAAACAGTACGAAGACCTGGGCGCCAAAATCCCCAAG GGAGCCATCTTGACGGGTCCTCCAGGAACAGGAAAGACTCTTCTGGCCAAAGCAACGGCCGGTGAGGCCAATGTACCGTTCATCACCGTCAACGGCTCCGAGTTCCTGGAGATGTTTGTGGGCGTCGGCCCCGCCAgg GTCAGAGATCTGTTCGTCATGGCGAGGAAGAACGCGCCCTGCATCCTCTTCATCGACGAGATCGACGCCGTGGGACGGAAGCGAGGACGAGGAAACTTCGGAGGACAGAGCGAGCAGGAGAACACGCTGAACCAGCTGCTGGTGGAGATGGACG GGTTCAACACAGCGACCAACGTTGTGGTTCTAGCAGGAACCAACAGACCGGACATCCTGGACCCGGCTCTAATGAGACCCGGACGCTTCGACCGGCAGATCTACATCG gtCATCCCGATATCAAAGGTCGAGCGTCCATCTTTAAAGTCCACCTGCGTCCTCTGAAGCTGGAGGTGGACTTGGACAAAGACGCTCTGGCCAGGAAGATGGCCGCCCTCACACCTGGGTTCTCAG GTGCCGACATCGCCAACGTCTGTAACGAGGCGGCTCTGATCGCCGCTCGACACCTTTCAGACGCCATCAACCAGAAGCACTTTGAGCAGGCCATCGAGAGGGTGATAGGAG GTCTGGAGAAGAAGACTCAGGTCCTACAGCCGGAGGAGAAGAAGACAGTGGCGTATCACGAGGCCGGTCACGCCGTCGCAGGATGGTTCCTGGAGCACGCCGACCCTCTGCTGAAG GTGTCCATCATCCCCAGAGGGAAGGGTCTGGGTTACGCTCAGTACCTGCCCAAAGAGCAGTACCTGTACACCAAAGAGCAGCTGCTGGACCGCATGTGTATGACTCTGGGAGGCCGAGTCTCTGAGGAGATCTTCTTCGGACGGATCACCACGGGAGCTCAGGACGACCTCCGAAAGGTCACGCAGAGCGCCTACgcacag ATCGTTCAGTTCGGGATGAATGAGAAGGTGGGTCAGGTGTCCTTCGACCTCCCCCGGCAGGGTGAGATGGTTCTGGAGAAACCGTACAGCGAAGCCACGGCTCGTCTCATCGACAGCGAGGTTCGAATCCTCATCTCCGAGGCGCACCAGAGAACCCACCGACTGCTGAGTGACAAGAAGCCCGAGGTGGAGAAG GTGGCGCTGCGGCTGCTGGAGAAGGAGGTTCTAAGTAAGAGCGacatggaggagctgctgggCAAACGTCCATTCGTAGAGAAGTCGACGTACGAGGACTTTGTGGAGGGAACCGGAGGCTCGGACGAGGACACCACGCTGCCCGAGGGTCTAAAGGACTGGAACCGGGAGAGGAAGGACAAGGAGGAGAGCCAGGAGGACCAGGTGGCCCGCCAGATCTCTGGAGGAATGCCTTTCTAG
- the afg3l2 gene encoding AFG3-like protein 2 isoform X1: MAHRYLRLSAGCSSTFRLLPCRAPARRVTCSTAAGQVERGRSLLSDLLGVYRRLDSRPPKGFEKYFPGSQKTAKNSEAEAATKEDKPANGQRSSGSAASGGGAGGGGEGGGASGGGASGGGASGGGAGGGGGGGGASGGGAGGGGHGKRGGRREESHWYSRLQKGDVPWDDKEFRMYVLSGAAFWTTVTYFFFFRDGGREVTWKDFVNNYLSKGVVDRLEVVNKRYVKVVFSPGKTPVDGQYVWFNIGSVDTFERNLETAQYELGIEGENRLPVVYSTESDGTFLLSMLPTVLIIGFLLFMLRRGPAGAGRPGRGMGGLFSVSETTAKLLKDEIDVKFKDVAGCEEAKLEIMEFVNFLKNPKQYEDLGAKIPKGAILTGPPGTGKTLLAKATAGEANVPFITVNGSEFLEMFVGVGPARVRDLFVMARKNAPCILFIDEIDAVGRKRGRGNFGGQSEQENTLNQLLVEMDGFNTATNVVVLAGTNRPDILDPALMRPGRFDRQIYIGHPDIKGRASIFKVHLRPLKLEVDLDKDALARKMAALTPGFSGADIANVCNEAALIAARHLSDAINQKHFEQAIERVIGGLEKKTQVLQPEEKKTVAYHEAGHAVAGWFLEHADPLLKVSIIPRGKGLGYAQYLPKEQYLYTKEQLLDRMCMTLGGRVSEEIFFGRITTGAQDDLRKVTQSAYAQIVQFGMNEKVGQVSFDLPRQGEMVLEKPYSEATARLIDSEVRILISEAHQRTHRLLSDKKPEVEKVALRLLEKEVLSKSDMEELLGKRPFVEKSTYEDFVEGTGGSDEDTTLPEGLKDWNRERKDKEESQEDQVARQISGGMPF, from the exons ATGGCTCACCGCTACCTGCGGCTGTCCGCCGGCTGCTCGAGCACCTTCCGGCTGCTGCCCTGCAGGGCTCCGGCGCGGCGG gTGACATGTTCGACCGCTGCGGGACAGGTAGAGAGGGGGCGGAGCCTGCTGAGTGACCTGCTGGGGGTGTACAGGAGGCTGGACTCCAGACCAcctaaag gttttGAGAAATACTTTCCAGGAAGTCagaaaactgcaaaaaacaGTGAAGCCGAAGCAGCAACCAAAG AGGACAAACCTGCTAACGGTCAGAGATCTTCCGGGAGTGCTgcatcaggaggaggagcaggtggaggaggagaaggaggaggtgcaTCAGGAGGAGGTGCATCAGGGGGGGGTGCATcaggaggaggtgcaggtggaggaggaggaggaggaggagcatcaggaggaggagcaggtggaggaggacatGGAAAACGAGGAGGCCGTAGGGAGGAGTCACATTGGTACAGCCGTCTGCAGAAG ggcGATGTTCCCTGGGATGATAAAGAGTTTCGGATGTACGTCCTGAGCGGAGCAGCGTTCTGGACCACCGTCAcctattttttcttcttcagggaCGGAGGACGAGAGGTCACCTGGAAAGACTTTGTCAACAACTACCTGTCCAAAGGAGTG GTGGACCGGTTGGAGGTGGTCAACAAGCGTTATGTTAAAGTGGTGTTCTCTCCGGGGAAGACGCCGGTGGACGGG caGTATGTGTGGTTCAACATTGGCAGTGTGGACACCTTTGAGAGGAATCTGGAGACGGCTCAGTACGAGCTCGGCATCGAGGGGGAGAACAGACTGCCGGTGGTTTATTCCACCGAGAGTGATGG CACCTTCCTACTGAGCATGCTCCCCACGGTGCTCATCATTGGCTTCCTGCTGTTCATGCTGCGGCGGGGCCCGGCGGGGGCGGGGCGTCCCGGCCGGGGGATGGGCGGGTTGTTCAGCGTCAGCGAGACAACAGCGAAGCTACTGAAAGACGAAATCGATGTGAAGTTCAAAGACGTGGCGGGCTGCGAGGAGGCCAAGCTGGAGATCATGGAGTTCGTCAACTTCCTGAAGAACCCCAAACAGTACGAAGACCTGGGCGCCAAAATCCCCAAG GGAGCCATCTTGACGGGTCCTCCAGGAACAGGAAAGACTCTTCTGGCCAAAGCAACGGCCGGTGAGGCCAATGTACCGTTCATCACCGTCAACGGCTCCGAGTTCCTGGAGATGTTTGTGGGCGTCGGCCCCGCCAgg GTCAGAGATCTGTTCGTCATGGCGAGGAAGAACGCGCCCTGCATCCTCTTCATCGACGAGATCGACGCCGTGGGACGGAAGCGAGGACGAGGAAACTTCGGAGGACAGAGCGAGCAGGAGAACACGCTGAACCAGCTGCTGGTGGAGATGGACG GGTTCAACACAGCGACCAACGTTGTGGTTCTAGCAGGAACCAACAGACCGGACATCCTGGACCCGGCTCTAATGAGACCCGGACGCTTCGACCGGCAGATCTACATCG gtCATCCCGATATCAAAGGTCGAGCGTCCATCTTTAAAGTCCACCTGCGTCCTCTGAAGCTGGAGGTGGACTTGGACAAAGACGCTCTGGCCAGGAAGATGGCCGCCCTCACACCTGGGTTCTCAG GTGCCGACATCGCCAACGTCTGTAACGAGGCGGCTCTGATCGCCGCTCGACACCTTTCAGACGCCATCAACCAGAAGCACTTTGAGCAGGCCATCGAGAGGGTGATAGGAG GTCTGGAGAAGAAGACTCAGGTCCTACAGCCGGAGGAGAAGAAGACAGTGGCGTATCACGAGGCCGGTCACGCCGTCGCAGGATGGTTCCTGGAGCACGCCGACCCTCTGCTGAAG GTGTCCATCATCCCCAGAGGGAAGGGTCTGGGTTACGCTCAGTACCTGCCCAAAGAGCAGTACCTGTACACCAAAGAGCAGCTGCTGGACCGCATGTGTATGACTCTGGGAGGCCGAGTCTCTGAGGAGATCTTCTTCGGACGGATCACCACGGGAGCTCAGGACGACCTCCGAAAGGTCACGCAGAGCGCCTACgcacag ATCGTTCAGTTCGGGATGAATGAGAAGGTGGGTCAGGTGTCCTTCGACCTCCCCCGGCAGGGTGAGATGGTTCTGGAGAAACCGTACAGCGAAGCCACGGCTCGTCTCATCGACAGCGAGGTTCGAATCCTCATCTCCGAGGCGCACCAGAGAACCCACCGACTGCTGAGTGACAAGAAGCCCGAGGTGGAGAAG GTGGCGCTGCGGCTGCTGGAGAAGGAGGTTCTAAGTAAGAGCGacatggaggagctgctgggCAAACGTCCATTCGTAGAGAAGTCGACGTACGAGGACTTTGTGGAGGGAACCGGAGGCTCGGACGAGGACACCACGCTGCCCGAGGGTCTAAAGGACTGGAACCGGGAGAGGAAGGACAAGGAGGAGAGCCAGGAGGACCAGGTGGCCCGCCAGATCTCTGGAGGAATGCCTTTCTAG
- the fastk gene encoding LOW QUALITY PROTEIN: fas-activated serine/threonine kinase (The sequence of the model RefSeq protein was modified relative to this genomic sequence to represent the inferred CDS: inserted 2 bases in 1 codon), whose amino-acid sequence MGGVPGGAAGSKKKTWNFIHEKMSYDTFFTMKRLIERSRRPDEVLRWVTQNPAKISHNHYPVALQKIGQLLQATPPPRGGGGDPDAEASGGGGAAEGGDGREILEHQDFHTLCNAIVNDCAKFDNFSIVNCLYAVAALGLPSDSQVVQVLEAESQSRLNQFNQKDVSMVFSSSMKLHMGSQHPLTEACLAGLEKNLERERHPQTLFLLLSYYRLKWRSLQQQDPSSAAGGANAATANNNNTPPNPEQLLANRKILRLVKHTLVSVSGVRDQEMALLDEMLAACVREASNKSLELIFSSHLFYQNRQERFISSLAEELPKKVDSITPYTMALIAKYIARHRLRETRLLDTIADFLVKKAEYLDSKVIQKLVFPFSRMSYRPSNEQQFFSRLEEVVELKALSSPLATVNILMSLFQLGHFPGLVLHRVFSSAFISNVTNSPYALIVRRYLSLLDAAVELEYREYTGPRLQDAHKVLMFDHALTADEVNRKYSYKGLVAEALRQLVGEQNYKQDEVLAPGYYTDFVLWVDSSGRVLPIRTGAGLALGIVPPSCVASKSADDAVAVVTSEFQTFSPFTPLEEGAEQPCQVGEPVGGAMESRSFLPHHIRGPAEVMAPSGPPRPGTNGGPYGPYYVPAPEYYSSLAKEHSLESQDSSTLSSPPSDSLAPTGVQGPPGSVAPDSLFQFSIGKILEDEGAPPGGQLPGFYEGATYSEGPDRGPPSPQLHXPDRPDADNPPTDQRPIRRVIMSVNDKWHYCHNSEVLVGSRAMRDRHLRLLGYIIVQLPYHELEKLNGIEEVKQYLHKKLLDVPL is encoded by the exons ATGGGGGGGGTCCCGGGGGGCGCCGCCGGCAGCAAGAAGAAGACGTGGAACTTCATCCACGAGAAGATGAGCTACGACACGTTCTTCACTATGAAGCGTCTGATCGAGCGCTCGCGGCGTCCTGACGAGGTTCTGCGCTGGGTCACCCAGAACCCCGCCAAGATCTCCCACAACCACTACCCGGTCGCCCTGCAGAAGATCGGTCAGCTGCTACAAGCCACGCCCCCTCCACGAGGAGGGGGGGGCGACCCCGACGCCGAGgcttcaggaggaggaggagcagcagagggaggtgaCGGGCGTGAGATCCTGGAGCATCAGGACTTCCACACGCTTTGTAACGCCATCGTCAACGACTGCGCCAAGTTTGACAACTTCAGCATCGTCAACTGTCTGTACGCCGTCGCCGCACTCG GTCTACCCAGTGACTCTCAGGTGGTCCAGGTGTTGGAGGCAGAGTCTCAGTCCAGACTGAACCAGTTTAACCAGAAGGACGTGTCCATGGTGTTCAGCTCCAGTATGAAGCTCCACATGGGCAGCCAGCACCCTCTGACCGAGGCCTGCCTGGCGGGCCTGGAGAAGAACCTGGAGAGAGAGCGCCACCCGCAGACGCTGTTCCTGCTGCTCTCGTACTACAGACTCAAGTGGCGCtcgctgcagcagcaggacccCTCCTCTGCAGCAGGGGGCGCTAACGCTGCCACcgctaacaacaacaacacgccTCCAAACCCGGAACAACTGCTCGCCAACAG GAAGATCCTGCGTCTGGTCAAACACACTCTGGTGAGTGTGAGTGGTGTTCGTGACCAGGAGATGGCGCTGTTGGACGAGATGCTGGCAGCGTGCGTTAGGGAGGCGAGCAACAAGAGTCTGGAGCTGATCTTCAGTTCTCACCTGTTCTACCAGAACCGCCAGGAGAGGTTCATCAGCAGCCTGGCAG AGGAGTTGCCTAAGAAGGTGGACAGCATCACTCCCTACACGATGGCTTTGATCGCCAAATACATCGCTCGCCATCGACTGAGAGAGACTCGACTGCTTGACACCATTGCAGACTTTCTGGTGAAGAAGGCAGAGTACCTGGACAGTAAG GTGATCCAGAAGCTGGTGTTCCCGTTCAGCAGGATGAGTTACCGTCCGTCCAATGAGCAGCAGTTCTTCTCTCGgttggaggaggtggtggagctTAAGGCGCTCAGCTCGCCACTTGCCACCGTCAACATCCTCATGTCTCTGTTCCAGCTGGGACACTTCCCCGGCCTGGTGCTGCACCGAGTCTTCTCCTCCGCCTTCATTAGCAACGTCACCA ACAGTCCGTACGCTCTGATAGTCCGGCGGTACCTCTCTCTGCTGGATGCTGCTGTGGAGCTGGAGTACCGAGAGTACACCGGACCACGACTGCAGGACGCCCACAAGGTCCTGATGTTTGACCACGCACTGACTGCTGATGAGGTCAACCGCAAGTACAG TTATAAAGGTCTGGTGGCTGAGGCTCTGCGACAGCTGGTTGGAGAACAGAACTACAAACAGGATGAAGTACTGGCCCCGGGATACTACACAG ACTTCGTGTTGTGGGTGGACTCCTCTGGTCGGGTTCTACCCATCAGAACCGGAGCCGGTCTGGCTCTCGGCATCGTTCCTCCGTCCTGCGTCGCGTCCAAGTCAGCTGATGATGCGGTTGCCGTGGTGACTTCAGAGTTCCAGACGTTCTCTCCGTTCACGCCGCTGGAGGAGGGAGCCGAGCAGCCGTGTCAGGTGGGCGAACCAGTGGGCGGGGCCATGGAGTCCAGGTCCTTCCTACCTCACCACATCCGCGGCCCGGCGGAGGTCATGGCCCCTTCAGGACCCCCCCGGCCCGGCACTAACGGCGGCCCTTATGGCCCCTACTACGTCCCTGCTCCGGAGTACTACTCCAGTCTGGCAAAGGAGCACTCTCTGGAGAGCCAGGACAGCTCCACACTCAGCAGCCCCCCCTCTGACAGCCTGGCCCCCACCGGGGTCCAGGGACCTCCAGGGTCCGTGGCCCCTGACTCTCTCTTTCAGTTTTCCATTGGGAAGATCCTGGAGGATGAGGGGGCCCCCCCGGGGGGCCAGCTGCCGGGGTTCTACGAGGGGGCGACATACTCTGAGGGGCCCGATAGAGGACCCCCATCGCCACAGCTCCA CCCCGACAGACCCGATGCTGACAACCCCCCAACAGACCAGAGACCGATCAGGAG ggtCATCATGTCCGTCAATGATAAGTGGCATTACTGCCACAACTCGGAGGTTCTAGTCGGTTCTCGGGCCATGAGGGACCGACACCTGAGGCTGCTGGGATACATCATCGTCCAG CTGCCGTACCACGAGCTGGAGAAGCTGAACGGCATCGAGGAGGTGAAGCAGTACCTTCACAAGAAGCTGCTGGACGTCCCACTATga